CTACTCCTTTTAAGTTCTCCAATCTCTCAATATGctgctgcttcttcttcttcttctcttctccttGTAACTTAgctttttagagagagaaacaaaGCTTTCATCTTTGCTtcctcactctctctctctgctGCTTCAATGGAGAGGCATAAATGCAAGCTCTGTACCAGAACTTTCGCTAATGGCAGAGCTTTAGGCGGTCATATGAAGGCTCACTTGGCCACGTTGCCTCTTCCTCCAAAGATCACCGTCACTCACCACCACCAACTCGGTTTCCGTACtgagtcatcatcatcctcGTACTCTTCCTCCGGCGAAGAACACGAAATCGACATCCGAGAAGTTGAAGACAAGGAAAAGGCTGCTGCTCTGGCTTATCGATTGAGAGAGAATCCTAAAAAGAGTTTCAAGTTCGCAGATCCTGAGTTTTCTTTTGCGGTCGATGCTTGTTCTGTTGTTCAAGATAGAGAAAGTGAGACTGAGTCACGAAATCCAACTCGTCGACGATCTAAGCGAACTCGGAAATCGGATTTTGGCGACAGTCTGAAGCAGAATTTCGACCTGAAGAAACTAAAGCTGAAGGTCGAGGAATGGCCATCGCCATTACCGCCACTTCCGCCGGCAACAACAGTAGAACCAGAACCGGTAAGTTCCGTATCTGATACTTCGCCTGAAGAAGATGTTGCTATGTGTCTTATGATGCTATCTAGAGATGTTTGGATGCGAAACGAAGATGATAATGacgatgaagaagaagatgaacaaAAGAAACAGTTAAAAAACAGAATTGAAATGATAAAAGACGAGAACAAAGAGGAGATCAAAGTGAGCAAGATTCGGAGCGGCAAGTTCAGATGTGATAAATGTATGAAACTATTTCGATCTTCACCGGCATTGTTAACGCATAAGAAGATTTGCAGTCTAAATGGAACAGAGCTCAGAAATAGCGACGGAAACGAGAGGATTTTTGAATGTCCGTATTGCTTCAAGGTGTTTGGCTCCGGGCAAGCCCTCGGCGGCCATAAAAGATCACATCTAAGGAATTTAGATTCTGCTGCTACTGCTACTGCTGCTGCTACTGCTACTGTTTCTGCTaccgccgccgccgccgccgctGCTGCggatgaaattgaaattgaaatt
The DNA window shown above is from Euphorbia lathyris chromosome 1, ddEupLath1.1, whole genome shotgun sequence and carries:
- the LOC136210513 gene encoding zinc finger protein ZAT4-like; the protein is MERHKCKLCTRTFANGRALGGHMKAHLATLPLPPKITVTHHHQLGFRTESSSSSYSSSGEEHEIDIREVEDKEKAAALAYRLRENPKKSFKFADPEFSFAVDACSVVQDRESETESRNPTRRRSKRTRKSDFGDSLKQNFDLKKLKLKVEEWPSPLPPLPPATTVEPEPVSSVSDTSPEEDVAMCLMMLSRDVWMRNEDDNDDEEEDEQKKQLKNRIEMIKDENKEEIKVSKIRSGKFRCDKCMKLFRSSPALLTHKKICSLNGTELRNSDGNERIFECPYCFKVFGSGQALGGHKRSHLRNLDSAATATAAATATVSATAAAAAAAADEIEIEIETCSKIENNWIDLNLPAPMEDDEFSVVSDA